The Leishmania mexicana MHOM/GT/2001/U1103 complete genome, chromosome 31 DNA segment GTCACCGCTCTTCTCCTGCGACCGAGCCTCTGCGGCGGTTATGCTTCCGGAGCTGCCGTGcttcttcccttcctctccgcctTCCCTGCCCTTGTGCGCTTGTGCACTGCTACTACTGCTTCtagtactgctgctgcttctaGTACTGCACCTGTCTCGGTACTTTGCAGATTCCACGGCATCTACTGGAATAGATAGCGATTCGTCACTCCGCGAACTGCCCTCGGGGCGACGGCGGTACTGATGCTTGTTCGTGTGTCCTTTAGGCGTATCCCTGGAGGACTCTGACGGACCCGTTGCCCTGGATACTCTGGCTAAtgccgccgtggtgctgTCGTTATCCGCCTTGGCAGTGGCTTCGCGGTTGCCCTCCTTCTTTGAGCTCCATCTTAGACCATTCTCCGTTTCTccgggagcagcagcagcagctgagtTCTTTTGCACATTCTCTAAAGGTCTCGGTAtcgccgacagcggcgcggcatcCTCGCGGCTAGTGGATGGGAGGGAATTTGCAGCTTGGACGGAGCTGTAGAGGTTCTGTGCTGCAAGTCTCTGCTCAGCTGCAGTCCGACGTTCCATTTCCGTctcacgcgccgccgcctccacaagCGTGGGGCGCACCTTCGACCTTTTCGCCCTTTTGCAGTTCACGCAGCCCATTGTCTGTGCTGCGcctggtggtgctgctgcgcttgtTGCTCGAGGAGAATCGTCTGGTAGAACGGGTGCGCAGAAGGAGAGGTGAAAGGTgtgcgctgttgctgctgcagagcggcGCACTTGAAGCGGACGAGGCCCACGATGGAGACTGAAAACGGAAGCCTTCCTTCTGAAGGGGTGATGCGGTGTCCGTTCAGATTCGATCTACACGGGCAAACAACGCAAGTGGTGCACGTGAAGCGGGCCAAACCACGTAGGAAGAagtgcgtggcggcgttcGCAAaggcggtgacgctgctgtgtgtgcacgAGTGTCCGTGTCTCAAGGATGCGCCGTTGTTACGGCCCACTGGTGCAAgtggaaaaaaagggggagagcagTACTCACGCGTGAAGAAAAACGAATAAAAGGCGGTGGCTTGTTTTTCTTCCAAAAGGTTTTGGCAGTCATCAGGCCGAGGGGCAGCATGCTCGATGTGGCGCTCAACTTGCACGTTGCAGCGCCGCTAAAGACGACGTCTCAGACGCCAGCACGACAAATGCGCCTCCTGTGTCCCTTATTCCGTACTGCGCGCAATGGTGGGAGGGAAGTGATGGGGTGCGGTAACTCAGCCGCGCTCCTGCCCATCCCCCTCGCCCCTCACTCGATGCGCGAGCATACCCGTGCACATGCACGTACGCGCTGCAAAAAGAAAGCGCAGAAACAGCTGCTAGTCGACGTCCACCGACTGTCTTGATGCTTTTCCGTTCCCTCTCCAGTTACGTCTATGGTGGTCAACTGACCCCACAACACACAGTGGTAgagcggctgccgcctcgacgggagcgcacacacacacgtactcAGGTGCATACGCGACGGATGtgtcagcgctgctgctgcttatccttttcgtttcctcagctgaaggagagaggggcagtgGATGAGCGCAGGTCATTTATATGGCCGTGCCGccttcccttctctgcctgcacacaggcacacgcacacctgcgccgctgatgcggcgcagcggttCCTCTCCAGGGGCTAGAGGTCCGTCAGCATATTCTGCGGCAGACCTTTGCGAAAACGCGTCTTGAGCACAAAGTCGCGCGCCAGTTGATGACCCCTTGCCGGTTCCAGCGGGCCAACGTGGATGTTGGCGTCGAACGGGTCGCCGGGAACGACGTCCCACTGATGAAACCGGAAGAGCGGAAACGCCTGCCCGTGCGTGAGCATGCGTATCTGCGTCTCCAGCCCAAAGCTGTCCATGGCAGGTACCAACGCACGTGCTCGGATAAGGGTAGTGGCGGCGATAGGCTCTTCGCCGAGCATCGCgccacgtcgctgctgcaggatgTCGCCGAGCTGTAAGACGCACTCGGGTGCGCACAAAATCTCAACAGCCATCACCGGCTCCATCAGCCGAGGGCGGGCACCGAACAGAGAGTGGCGGAGTGCCGTGCGCGCGTTCGAGAGGACGACAGCGTCGCGGGTTGACGCGTCAATGTCGGCAAAGATAAGCTTTGCGGCCACGCCGCGGACCATCTCACCCACCAAAGGCCCAGCTGCCATGGTGGAACGGAAGGCCGAGGCGATAGCACGCTGGTGGGCGACTTTGAGAGGGTGATGGGCCTCCTCTTCCAGGGTGTCGTCAATGAGAATGTTGGGGCCCTTCGTGCCGTCCGGCCCAGCAGCTagcacgtgctgcgcgtcgAGCGCGTCAAAGCCGTAGTCACGTCGCAATACCGTCCACAGCTTGCGCGGCTGACGGTCTTCGTTGAGCTCCGTCGagaagaggcgcagctgctcgtaCTCGATTGCTTGCGTAAAGGCGCGTGGCAGTGCCCCGCTTACGAAGCCGAGGGAGTTGTTGCGCGTTCCCGTCATGGCCAGCAGGCCCTCCGCGTCCTGCACCGTCTCCGCGAACGTCACGAACGGCTGCGAAATGCCGACCGGCACGCTAGGGCACAGACCATGGCGAAGCTCGTGCAGCGCTGTgtccagctgcagctccccAAAGCCGCTGATCGTGTACTCGCCAGTTTCCTCTTTGTGTACGTCGAGACCAGGGGAGGTGCGAAGCAGCACGCCGAGACCGTCCTGGACACTGCCGGCTTTCGCCGGGTCGCGCACCTCCATCGAGACGTGCAGCAGTGGCTGCGGGAACCCCAACGACCGCACCTTGATAGGCACAACCCACTCTGAAGTGATGCCGCAAGCTTcaggtggagagggagcgcCTTCGTCTTCGGCCAacacggctgccgccgcggcgccgcccacCAGAACGATGTGCGACCCCGATCGCGCCGGCAAACCCGTCGCGTATACCGTCTGCCCCGCGGTGGCTCGTTGCACCGGCACAAAGCCATCTTCCACAGTACGCAGGTACAGGCCCTGTACCTCTACCTCGTAGTACGGGTCCGCGTCACTGCTGAACTCGTCGAAGGCGATTAGCCGGGGCCTCGACTGGCCACCGTTGCAGCTACTCGACACCCATGCGCCCttgctcttgctgctgctgtttaCACGCAGAGTGCCGTGCGTAACGCGCACGACGGCTGCAAGGGTATCCTTGGCATCGAAGACACGCTGGAGAGAGGCGACAGCGATGACAAGGTCGTCGGCCCCCGCTGTAGCGGCGCCATCCTCCTTCCCCtcagcggtggcagccgcagcgtctCTCATCATGGAGCACAACGCACTTGCGCCGTACTTCTCGGAGAGCCACTGCGAACGAACCGGAGGTGCCGGCAACACGCTGAGAATTGCATCCAAGGTCTCGCTGGTAGGGGCGCCGCAGAAGTAGCGCATTGCCTCCTGCAGggcagagagcggcgagCGGGGCAGCTTGGCGAGGTCAGGCGAGAGGgtctgcgctgcctcgcccgTCACAGAATGCGCGACGATTTTGTAGAGTGGTTCCAGCACGAACTGCACAAAACTGGGGCGCTGGCGGAAGTTAACGATCTTCTTGAATTCCTTCTTTTCATATGTCATTTGCCCCCACAGCTTTGTcgcgagcgcagcggcgttgATGCTGGGGTACGCCGCCGCGTACTTCATCGCGAAGGTCTCCAGTGAAAAGCAGAGGCCAAGTTTGACAGAGGAGAAGCACACCGTGCCACGCTCAGGAGATACAAGGAAGGCGTCATACGTGGTGCCACAGCTCGCGATGACGTTGTTGACGGCATCCACGACCATACGCAACTTGCGGTACGCGTCGAGCGGTGGGAGCTTGATGTCGATCATGAGACGGTCCACCTTGGTAATGACGAGGACAATCGGCAACTGCTCGTTCACAAtggcgtggcgcagcagccgctcacTGTGGTCGCTCAACGACTCGGCCGCGTCGACGCAGAAGAGAACGGCGTCCGCAAGACGCATGCCGGATGCGGTCTCACCAATCAGATCCGGATGACCCGGCGTGTCGATGACCGTGATTTGCCGAGAAgtcggctgcagcacggcgcccCCTGTGATGGTGGTCAGCACGTGGCTCTTCAATGTCATCTCGCGATCAACCTCGTCCTGTCGCTTGTGGTACGAACGCTCGTGTAGCAGCAGCTCGACCAGCGACGTCTTGCCATGGTGGAGGGAACCAGCAACCACGGCGTTCCGCATGCGGTCGGGAAGGGTGGAGAGAACGTCTAGGTAGCTCTGCGAAGCCGACGCGTCGTGGGGCCGTTGGCGACGACGatcgccgtccagcagcagctgtgaAGAGGGCGCTGTGCCTTCCCGCCCGGCATAGCGGTTCTCCAGCAAGAACTGCGCTTCATTGCTCCAGCCCACGGCTCGGCGCCCGTACGGCTGCAGCTCGCTCTGGTCCACCAGTGGctcgtgcagcgcctgcgtgccTTCCTCACCAATGACAAGTTCGACATCGTCACTGAAGTCGGAGTGGCTCTCCGAATCACTGCTGTCGAGAGGTCGACCGTGAGCATCCTCCTCGGCACCTCGCGACCTGGACGTGGAGCTGCCTCGCGACTCCTGAACAGAGCGCCATTCGGTTCTGCCTTCTTCACCCCTCCTACCATCGCCGttgctggcgctggtgcggtTTCCATACTCGTCGTAGCCAAAGTCCATTGATGtgtcccctctctctcgctctgtccACTTGCTGTATGCGCaggaaggaggagagggacgaCACAGAAAGCAGAGTatcgggagggggaggaggtgggggtaGAAGTAATGGGAGCAGTGGAGGGACGCAGACAAAAATTCGACAGACGCACTCGAGCAAGCTCAACAAATCGCAGCTTGTCGGAGGGAAaacgcgcgtgcgtcggtGACGCGTatcgggggagggggggcgtgCCCAGTGGCTTGAGAAATCGCTCCCGTGGAAACGAGAAAGATCGTGAGGAACGATCGCCTACCTCATGGAACTATGAGGACACGACGGCACATGCGCAAGGCGTGCACCACTAACCCCTTTCCCCCCACACAGAAACGGCTGAGGGGTCTCCCAGCTGACCTCAGAACTGTTCATGCACGCCCTTCTGCTATAGTTTTTCTTTCTGTAATTGTGAACACCAGAAGGACTGCAACCAACATAAAGATACACATAAGGGAGCGACTGCGGCGGTTGGGGGCGTGTGTGAGAGCCAGGCTGCAACTCTTGCCACGGTAACTGCGCCACAGGAGAGAACCGTTGTGAGCTGCGTGTCACTGCGTTTACAGCCTGATCGCACCCGCTGGGCACACCGACAACgaccaacacacacacacatgcagaaagaagaagaggcgcCTCCTCGGTGGAGAAGGtggcctcgtcctcgccaaTTTGCCCTCACCCTGAGCAGATGGCGCTCCCACCAGCAGTCCCGAAAGCCACACGCTCAGCTGTGCCGCTCGTAACGCAGTGAGCCCTCTGGATTCCGAAGCGACGGCGCGGGCGTATTCGGGGAGTTGTAAAACGTTGCCAACACGCGCTGTTCCAGCGATATTTgatgctggcgctgctctaGCGAGTTGCGAATCTGCTGTTCGCGCACCTCCTTCAACTGCTCCGGCGACTCCGCCTCCAGACGCATGGCCATGTAGTTCACCATCTGCGCAATATCAGGGCGGCTCGTCTCCAGCCTCTCCGTGTGCAGGAACACAATGAGAAGAAGCGAAAATCCGCATATGAGAAACACGGCCAGGTAAGACTGCGTCTCTGGTCGGAAGTTGTACTCCGTTCTCCGCACTTCCCAGTCAAGGCATGAGACCAGCCCTAGCCGATTGATGTACAGGGTTCGCGACAGCCGATCATCCTCCAACACCGCCAAGTCCTTGTGTGCTTGATTAATGAGTTCGCGCTGCGCGGAGACGCTTGTAATGTTGCGGTTGCGGCGGAAGCCGGAGCGGAtttgctgcagcagcagcattcGGATGGTCACATTGGGGATCCGGTTCGTCGCCTTCAGGTACCGGCGATACAGGAGGGCAACTGCATCACTCGGAACGAGAGCGGACATGACAGCGGAGAGTAATGAAAGCCTTGCAAGAAAGGCGTGACGATGCAGAG contains these protein-coding regions:
- a CDS encoding small nuclear ribonucleoprotein component-like protein — translated: MDFGYDEYGNRTSASNGDGRRGEEGRTEWRSVQESRGSSTSRSRGAEEDAHGRPLDSSDSESHSDFSDDVELVIGEEGTQALHEPLVDQSELQPYGRRAVGWSNEAQFLLENRYAGREGTAPSSQLLLDGDRRRQRPHDASASQSYLDVLSTLPDRMRNAVVAGSLHHGKTSLVELLLHERSYHKRQDEVDREMTLKSHVLTTITGGAVLQPTSRQITVIDTPGHPDLIGETASGMRLADAVLFCVDAAESLSDHSERLLRHAIVNEQLPIVLVITKVDRLMIDIKLPPLDAYRKLRMVVDAVNNVIASCGTTYDAFLVSPERGTVCFSSVKLGLCFSLETFAMKYAAAYPSINAAALATKLWGQMTYEKKEFKKIVNFRQRPSFVQFVLEPLYKIVAHSVTGEAAQTLSPDLAKLPRSPLSALQEAMRYFCGAPTSETLDAILSVLPAPPVRSQWLSEKYGASALCSMMRDAAAATAEGKEDGAATAGADDLVIAVASLQRVFDAKDTLAAVVRVTHGTLRVNSSSKSKGAWVSSSCNGGQSRPRLIAFDEFSSDADPYYEVEVQGLYLRTVEDGFVPVQRATAGQTVYATGLPARSGSHIVLVGGAAAAAVLAEDEGAPSPPEACGITSEWVVPIKVRSLGFPQPLLHVSMEVRDPAKAGSVQDGLGVLLRTSPGLDVHKEETGEYTISGFGELQLDTALHELRHGLCPSVPVGISQPFVTFAETVQDAEGLLAMTGTRNNSLGFVSGALPRAFTQAIEYEQLRLFSTELNEDRQPRKLWTVLRRDYGFDALDAQHVLAAGPDGTKGPNILIDDTLEEEAHHPLKVAHQRAIASAFRSTMAAGPLVGEMVRGVAAKLIFADIDASTRDAVVLSNARTALRHSLFGARPRLMEPVMAVEILCAPECVLQLGDILQQRRGAMLGEEPIAATTLIRARALVPAMDSFGLETQIRMLTHGQAFPLFRFHQWDVVPGDPFDANIHVGPLEPARGHQLARDFVLKTRFRKGLPQNMLTDL